CACCTGCCTGGTCCCTCTAAGCATCTGAGGATAGCTGAGTTGCCCCAGGTGCAGACGATACGGAGGTGCCCTGTCTGTAGAGCAGTGGTTCTGGGTGcagccctggaccagcagcagcagcatcacctgggaacgtgttagaaatgcaagttcaCGGGCCTCACCTAAGACCTACTATGTCAGAATTTCTGGGTGTGGGCGCAGCAATCTGtgtttaacaagctctccaggtgatgctgatggatgctaaagtttgagaaccactgcagtgGAGAATTTAACAACAGTAATGAAAGTGACTCAAAGTTAGTCTGCTTTTTATGATCACAATGTGCCAGCAATTTTAAACAATGTCAGTGAGGCAATACTGCCCCTCACTAGGGAGGACCGCTTCTGCAGTCCCCACTTTGGGATGTGTCTCTGTCTTGTACAGACTGTTGTCATTCTATTCCGGGATGGAGAGCATCACCCCCTCAACCTATGCAAAGCACCAAACCCAGACTTTACCCACCCATCCCCCCAATAACTCAGGGTTCATCACTTCACCTTAGACCGACTTGTCATCATTGTTGCAACCTGACTTGGAAGCTCAGGGCTACACCACAGCATTTTTATCATAACATACACATTCGCAGTGTTTAAGATATTTTGCTGTCATTATGGAGAAGGCAGAAATAGACAGTGTGCCCCTGTTGTCAAGTTGTTCATACGCTTGTCCTCACTGTGATACCAGCTCCTGCCTCACTAGCTCTGATCTACTCCACGTGCAATCATTCTCTGAGGTTCATTTTTTAGATtcactttttctccttcccttaaaaaatatttgttgactaactATTGGGTTCAGGCACTGTACCAGGTGCTTGAGTTTTAGTTAATTCCCAGAACAACTCTGAGAGGTAGGTGGTATTATCTTCATAGTACAGACGCAAAAATGggaattcagagaggttaagtgacgaGTCTGAGGACACACAGCAAATAAGTGGTAGAACTAAGATTAAAACCCATTCTTAAAACTTcggcttccttctcttttcttcaatgtactcaattattttttctcactCACTGACCTTGATGAATTCATATTTCAGGACAAAAGCATTTATGTTAGTACTCAAAATACCTTAACAGGAAGATGTCCACGTGAGGGGCTTGGTCACCAGGACAGCAAACTGCCTTTTCAGGAGAACAGTTGTGACCCTGTGGTAGGTTGAGTTCCTTCATCTAGGTGTTTTCACTTATGGCTGCTTTTAACTCAAAcgtacaaaattattttcatttgaaaagcgAGGGcattgtaaatgtacttaatgctacggGACGGTACgctgaaaaatggttaaaatggtaaattttatgttatgtatattttaccataataaaaaataaagataaaaaacaagGGAATCACAGAGATTTTCTTAAATTGTGTCCTCTAATACCCAGATTTCCCAGGGTCAATGATGAGATCCCTACATATAATAAGATCCAAAGAACTTGGTTGTGGATACGCCATCCTTCTGTCtgatgtttttagtatatttgccTCTGTCCCGAATGTAGATGTATCTAAGGGGGAGAAAAAAGTACCTATTATTAATTGTGTGGAGCTCTGCTGTCCGATACAGTAGCCACTACTCACATATGTCTACTGAGCACTGGAAACATAGTAGTTTGAAATTAAGGTGTGCTGTAATACACACCAGATTCCAAAGACTTAGTATGaggaaaacaatataaataattcattaatgatttttatattgattacttgttgaaatggtaatattttgatATGTggggttaagtaaaatatattattaagatttttacctgtttcttttaatttttttaatgtagtgacTAGGAATTGTAAAATCGCATATGTGGTGTGCTGTATTTCTATTGGATGGCGCTGGTATAGATGCAGTGTATCATAACGGTTGAGAACACTGACTCTGGAGCCAAATTACTGTGTTTGATTCTCAGCTCCATGACTTACTAGttgtgtgtccttggacaagtgacttaacctccCCATGCTTCAGTTTCCCCGCCTGTAAcatgaaaacaatgaaaagacTCCTTGAGTTGTGTGCGTTAAATGAAGGCCTTACACATTTGTGCTCTGTTGATAGTAGCCATGGCCTTTAGACACAACTGCAAGGATCTGTGTTGTAAAGATGCAATGTATATTAGTGTCTGCAGTTCAAGATTTATTAGTTAGGGTGTGGGACTTCTACTGACAAGGATAATTCAggtataaataaatttttgagatttttgGGAAGACCCTCAGCCCTACTTTTCTCTGCTCTTCCCCCCAACAATGTTTCAACATACACACTTGTGAAATTTAACAATGATTACCTCATTGGGTGGAAATTAGATGTGGGCACTTACAAGTTTCAGTCCCAAGCAAAAGTATAAGTATGATGCTATTTTGACTTAATCCCTCTCCCAGAAACACATGCACTGTTGCCAAGCCCatactctccctttctctttctcacaggTTCCCAATGCTCCACCTGCCTACGAGAAACTTTCTGCAACGCAGTCACCACCACCTTATTCGCCGTGAGAGCCAGCAAGGCCCCTGAGAGATGCTGTAATGATTTCCCTCACACTTTTGCTTGAATTTAATACAGACATCTAATGTTCTGCTTTGGAATGCTATGGAAACAGTGTACATCGTCTCTAACAATAAGCTTAGTGTTAAATTCTTTAGGGCAACTAGCAATACTAATTAAGTGAGGAAATGACTAGAAGTATTAAAATGAGAAACACTTTGTTAATAAAGGTTGTAATGCCTGATATTATCTGTGCCAGTAGTAATGCTAATAAATCTATGGTGTTATTTTCCGAGGGACAGAATTCAAGTGGGTGTTTGGGACCaaccactttcttttttgttgaaattTAGCTAGTAACTATCAAATTACTATTATGACTTTTGAAGAAGCAACCCCTTGACCAACATGAACTCTAACAGAATTGTTGCAGGTGAGTCTGTGCTATGGACTGCTCACAAAGGATATCTTTAAAGGTTTAAGACCAAATGTTGATTGACCTACCAAATAATAGATTCATCTGATGAGGAAAGCATCAGTATGTCTCTTTGTGTTCTAAAATCCCATGATACTACAATAATATACTGCAGAGATCCTGTatctttttttgcaggggaagatttgccctaagctaacatctgttgccagtcttcctctttttttcttccttcccccaccccgcaaagcctcagtacatagttgtaagttcttctggctcTTCTACAttagctgctgtcacagcatgactactgacagacaagtggtgtggttccgtgcctgggaactgaactgggctgttgaagtggagtaCGTcaaactttaaccgctaggccatcagggctggctcgagaTCTTGTATCTTACATAATACATATAATGCAGTTTTAATTACATTTCACTTCAAGGCTCAATGCTATCATAATTAAGGACAAGAATTTTCTGTTAAACCAGAAGGTGGTATAAGGATTTAAATAAGTAAAAGCTACTGTAGTTTGGCTGATGTCTTGCCTTAAATGTTTCAATGGTAATTTAGTTCCAAATCCCACTCAAAAGAACATAtagaagaaattacaaaggatcAGAGATTCTGGAATGGTGTTGTTATTTGCATAGCAACATCacagtctttttgttgttgacatCTACATATCACCTATACTACTGtttatctaatatttttctttcagtcagctcacttaaaaatttttttggttttggggctggccccgtggccgagtggttaagttcgcgcgctctgctgcaggcggcccagtgtttcattggttcgaatcctgggcgcagacatggcactgctcctcaaaccacgctgaggcagcatcccacatgccacaaccagaaggacccacaatgaagaatatgcaactatgtaccagggggctttggggagaaaaaggaaaaaaaataaaatctttaaaaaaaaaggtttttttggcTTAAATTTATATCGCCCTCTCCAAATGGAAAATCAGTGTCATTTTCCATAAGTGGAAGATAactataaaaatgaagataatgaaagCAAACTGTATTTATTAAAACCTAGGAAGATACTGATGGTCACAGAAGGCTGTCAACATGAGACTTGCTCTCTTTACTAAAGAGGGAGATAGGCAAGAATCAGAGAAAagcttttaatataattaaaaggcTTGCAAGCGAAAGAAATGACATTCTCACTATTTGACTCAGTGTTATTTAATGCTGAGTCAGTAAACCACCTAAAATCATCTTGTGTCATTGGAAACATCAGTGTAGCAGAAGGGCATCATTTTCTACAAAAGACAAAATTgcactgaagggaaaaaaacactgaataaaGAGACTTATTACacatattgaaaaaaaatgtcattcaacaaaatactaaaataCCTCCCTATCCTTCCTGATTCTGTCCAGTTTACCACTTAAAATAagccctctccttccccttttcaaataaatgaattctAAACAAACTCCATCAGGCATTTGGCCAGCTCCTCTCCTTGTTGCAAGGCCTAGTCTGAGCCTCAATTCTCCACATTTATAAAAAAACCTATGGCTTGAGCCCTGGACACCTGTGAGATCTCCAGACCGTCATCTGCTGAGAGTTCTTGCTTTCCCTATGGAAAAAGACTCTTCACAGAGTCCCTCCAGGCACCGTCCCAGGTGATGAGGCTTGGGCTGAGTCTACCAGAGAGAAACTAGGAGAGTGAGATATTGTTTAAAGGAACAGAAAGTCTCAGATTCAGCCAAAAGAACCTACTCCCTTCACTGAGGCAGCCACACTTTTGAAAATGACGCCCTGAATTGGAGACCAATTGCAGGACAATCTTGGGAGCCATGAGCTGAAGATGGCAGCGTCACATGACGGAAGGAGCCTGCGTCACTGAGTCACTGAGTCACCACTGGAGGAGTTTCCCTCTTCTAGGAATGCTTGGATTGAATGGGGACAAATTGACCCCACAGAAAACCCATTAACTGTTAAGACACTGCCAAATCTGATATTGAAATATAGGGCTGTTAGTTAATACCTTTGTTGAGGCCCTTCCGTGCTCTGCCCTTGCCCACCTGGACGGACCAAACACAAACCGGGGGGAGCCTTCGGGGGAGGGAGATCCCTGTGACCTTTGCAGGCATGATCAGGCTTCCCTGCTGCCCAAGAAACTTGAACTCAGAAGAATAAGCCTCACCAAGGGCCGTGGGCACAGGAGTCTTCTACTGCAGTGTGCCCCACCACTATGCCATGACATACTCGTGTGCAGAGAATGAGTAATGGCATGGCACCCCTTTGATTTCCGAGGTTTCCTGTAGGATCAGGTCAGGACTAGAGTGATCAGAGCTGAGGGCTGGTCTCCTCTGGTTGCAATTGTTTTCTACTTGTCCAGATGTACTGAACAAATATCACTTTCTATTTGTGCAGTGAGCAGAGCAAAGATAGCAAGCTCTCTTTTATAGAACCtggtcttcctttctcctctcagcCCTCACATGGTGTTGTCTGATGCTTGAGATAAGGCCCAAGTCTCTGTGAATTTCCCTAGGAGATTCTGATATGGCCTCTCTGACTGTTTTTACAGTAAAGAGCAGACATCCTTTAAGGAGGGAAAAAGAGCTagctgaaagatttttttctggctGGATTAAAGTCAGTGAGATTAGACATGACACAAACCAAGAAAGCTCTCAAATTACCTCCAGCCCTCTGAAGTTACAAACACTGAGTTTGGTAGCACTTACAAATATCTGGACAGGTCCACTTGTCACTTGGGAATACTGTAGACCTCCAAAAAGAATAGAAGTGAACCCcccaaacttttttttgttttttttttttgaggaagattagccctgagctaactactgccaatcctctttttgctgaggaacactggccctgagctaacgtccatgcccatcttcctctactttatacatgggacgcctaccacagcatggcttttaccaagaggtgccatgtccacaccctggatccaaaccggcgaaccccaggctgctgagaagcagaccgtgagcacttaactgctgtaccaccgggccggcccccttgcCCCCCAAACTTTCATTTCATGGCTTGACTTTAAGGACAGACATAGTCACTTGAAGATGCATCAAAATCCCTCAATCTCAAGTGACTAATGCCAAAACATCTTAAAAGCCTCTCAGAAGAACACAGAACAACTTCAGAGGGAAATCATGGATGGTTTGGATGAGAACACTCATTTTTAAGAAAGCCTAAAACTGCATTCCCAAGAAGCTGTGAGGTGGAAGAAAAAGTGTGGGAAatgaaggaacagaaaaaaattcttgatgacttgaaaacaatgaatgagagGCCTTGATCTCTGAAACCACACTAAAGATGATAAGTTTGCTTGCCTTCTTTAGAGAAGACTACATGGATGATGGCAACCTGAAATtagacaaagattttttttttgggggcttgaggaagattgttgctgagctaacatttgtgccagtcttcctctattttgtatgttggacgccgccatagcatggcttgatgagtggtgttcaggtctgtgcccaggacctgaacccaagaaccctgggcggctgaggcagagcgcatgaacttaaccactatgccacctagCTGGCCCCAGACGAAGAGCCAAGCAGAAAATTGAGGACCCCTAAACTGTCAGTCAGAAGTTAATTTGAGGAAATACACTGATGTTAAATGTTTCCTCAAAAAGGCTTGAAGGAGACAAAGACGACtatttaaaatgtgaagaaaactaAATCAACAAATCACTTAGAGTTCACACGAATGGTCTCCAAATTGAACTAGCATCTTTGCAGTTTGAAAATTCAGTTTGAAAGCAAGATTCAAAAACTTCAGCTAAAACTTCAAATACTGCCTGGACTACATCAAGAACATGTAATGCAAATTTGCAAAAAATCGAGGAGAGAATTTATTGCTtagaaatctagaaaaaaattccCGAAGTGTATGAAAACATTAGCCATAGACATCAGAAGTATGGCTCCTACAGGAAGATGGCCTggagaaagagctggaaagaaGCACTTTCTTTTATCAGAGCTGGATTGTCTCCCATGAGAAAAAAGCTCAAGAAAGTTGGTTGGCAGCTTGGCTGAGAGAAAGTTCACTGAGCTAAGAAAATAATCACATGGACAAAACTGGCTGAAGAAGTTTAAATTCCAGCTTTTCCCAAATGGTCCCCACATGCAGCCTTGGGCAGAGGCCGAAGAGGATCAGCAGACTCCCTGAATCATCAGGTCcccaaggaaggaggagggataaGCTGTGAAGGTTCTGGTGCTGGTCACCTGCAGGTTTGATTCAGGTTTGCAGTAGCCAATTCCTAAACATCCACATcaatttctttccaatttaactgtttttccttAATTGATGCTACCTTTGCTCAAATTGAAGTTTAATAGAATTAAATTCCTAAGATGGTGTTTTGTGAATCTAGATGGTTTTAATGAAATTCTTATGGATATTAGACCACTTCATTAGACCATCTAGGATTAGATCCATATTAAGTATTGAATTCAGATTGAACTAAATGGTCCACTATTAGAATTAAGCTGTAACTGAATTTTGTATGATCAGGGACAGACATTTAAATCAATAAACACCATTTGTACATGCTATGAACTGTTAGAAGCCTGTGAAACTTAATATTTATCTCAATAAATTCTagtttaaaaacaacataaaacaagAACCCCCACCCCAAAGAAAACTGAACACTACCCCCAACCAAGCCtattagtatttttattagtTTAGCACTAAATTCAGATTTAGGGGAACTAACACTTTATCCATCATATTCTTTCCtgtttaaacatttctaaattttatgcattcaaaataaaagctttccctggggaaaaaaagccttTATCCTTCTCAAtctaaataatttctctttttgtcacCTCTCTGTTGCTACCATTACTGCCTGATAGCAGGTCTTCATACCACCTTCCTGACCCTCCTAGTAACTTCCTAATTGGCCTCCCTGTCTCTAGTAGGGTGAATGACAGTAGCTACTACTTATTAAACATCTACTATATGGCAGACATTGGGCCGTGTGTTTTACATAAatcatctcatctaatcctcacagcaatcctgcaAGGTCATTTAATGATCTTACACGTGAACATTACTACCTTTGCTTCAAAACCTTCAGTAGCTCCCCAATtactttcagaatatttttcagtCCTCTATCACCCAACCTAAACTATttttttataaatctttttttattatgctttttttccttctccccaaagccccggtacatagttgtatatcctagttgtaagtccttctggttcttctatgtgggatgccaccacagcatggcccccaggatccaatccaggaaccctgggccgttgaagcggagcacacgaacttaaccactacaccactgggcaggccccccaAACTACTTTTTAATCATTCCTCATTGGTCCTCTTAACCCATAACATTCCACTCAAACTCCATTGCTCTGTTCCCTATACGTtcctgtgcttttctttcttttgacttgagatataattgacatataacattgtatttgtttcaggtgtacaacatgatttgatatatgtatatattgcaaagtgatcaccacaCTAAGATTAGTTAAAATCCATCATCACACGGTtacactttttttctctcttgtgatAAGAATttttcaagatctactctcttaacaattttcaaatatacaatacagtactgtCAACTTCCTTGTGCCTGTCTAAGACTGAGTCTTTGCAGGCCCAGTTCTAAACATACTTTCCAGTCCCAGCACAAATGCCGCCTCTTATATGAAACCTCCTCTGGCATTTCCCTGCTAAATGCTTAGAGTTCTTTATTCCTCTgacatttacttttaacctatcgttatattcttttattgttttttgtgttGAGGACAGGGATGAGATCTCACtcatatatgatgttcctaaaacATCTTCTCATTACAtggttctcaataaatgtatgGAATGAATTTACACCTCTTTGAATTCGTGTTGATAATTATGCTTTGAATTTACGTTGATAATTACTTTAAGAATTATATTGAAGATTACATACATAAAAACACATACTTTTGATTCGGTAGCACTTCATATATTACTTTTTAACTACAGAAGTTCCTCACAGATTTTTGTCTCCAAGCTAAACTATAAGAACCTGAACTATGCCATGCTCTTTCAGCTTTTTTATTAAACAAGAAAGCATCAAGCACCATGGTGTGCatagtaaatgcttgttgaataaatgagtaaaaataatGCGGCAGACAACAGCATTATAGCGACAAGGTGGCTTTGGGCTCAGGTGATGGCAAAACAACTTCTAAAATGATTTAAGGTAAACTGTGTATAATCTCTATCTTATAGTACAGCATAATTTTGGATAACTAAACTCTCCATCAAATTTCTTAGATGACTTTCAAAACTTGACACCTTCTCAAGGTTTTAACATTAAAGATTTCTAAATTCACTAAGTCAATGGTATACTGGATCAAGTAAACATTTTTACTATCTTAGTGTACATATTATAGCCATCACTGCCTTAATCATAAAACTACTGAGGTCAATTATTAAATTCATCAATAAAATTGGAGGCTTGGAATGGAAGCAGAAATCTAAATAACcatttagtattttatatatatttatatatatattatatatataatatgtataattttttttttactaatcacaaaggaaaatcgatttttttttcaggaaaaatcataggaaatgggaagaaagagaagagttaaCACATCAGAGGGAGGTATGATATTTCAGCATGTTTTAACTTAGCATTTAAAATGATACTGAATACAGACATCCAAATGGCTTAATTCTATACTAAGTGTGGAAACATACGCTTCTAGTACCAAGAAGACTTTCAGGTAGTGTTGTGGTGACTCTTCTTCCTTCACATGAATGCCTTTATAGACAACTTTTAAAGAATACTTAATGATAACACTGAACACAAAGAACCAAGGAATTTGACTTTTACTCTTCGGCCAAGATCCCAGAAATCCACATGACCTACCAAACTggaggcaaaggaaaaagaatttggcTTTTTGATTATATAAATCCATTAATGTAGCCAAATTTCTACTAAAAAGTGGGCctattagttttaaaaaagtaacCTAGATCTAAAATAATATAAGAATCTACCTAGAtttctcactcatttattcaacaaatacatattaaatgtctactgtgtgccagttgCTGGGGTGACCATGATGAAGACAACTGACAAGAGTTTCTTTGACAGGCATTAAGTAATTgtatacaaataattttattacagTTGTGAAGAAGTGCTATGTCCTTCTTAATCTATCAGTGACTTAATATGATGCTAGCTGAGGTACAGTAAGGAGAGGGAGTTATGTAACATGTAATGAGAACCTGTAACGGAACATCATGTCAAAGAGAACATCTGGGAAGAACTTGAGGTACCTCAAACTTTCTAAGAACTCAAAGAAAACGACAACACTGAGCAAGGGGGAAAGAAGGTTGAAATGAAGCTGGAGACGTAAGCTGAAACAGACTGACGAGCCTTTTAAGGAGCCGGGGGTGGGGAGCTTCACTCTAAAAGGTGCACCAGATCACACAGAGCTTTGAAGGTCATATTAGGATTTTGGATTTAGGAGTTGGAAGAGAATTCGTGGTTAATAATTAGTTTAGGTCCTTCACTGGGATTAAAGCTGGGCCATAGGTAATTCAGTAAATTAGTTTCAGGAAGTGGCTTAAAGAATTCTTTTCAGACAAAAGATGAATAGTTtcaggttgttttgttttaaaagttgagtatgtaatacatttatttattgagcaccaccTATGTACAACGTAATGCACTCCAAACATCACCCACTTTCCCCTGAAATCTAAACTGACAGGGAAAGGGGGAGAGTGACTAGAGCACAGCATAGACATGATTGGTAAAGGTCCTGTCTTAGAGCATTAATGTAGGTTTTTGAGAGCCTTGAGCAACT
The DNA window shown above is from Equus asinus isolate D_3611 breed Donkey chromosome 23, EquAss-T2T_v2, whole genome shotgun sequence and carries:
- the MLANA gene encoding melanoma antigen recognized by T-cells 1 isoform X1, which codes for MPREEAYFTYGYPKMGHGRSHITAEEAAGIGILIVILGILLLIGCWYCRRRSGYKSLKDKSIYVSTQNTLTGRCPREGLGHQDSKLPFQENSCDPVVPNAPPAYEKLSATQSPPPYSP